The following DNA comes from Leifsonia sp. 1010.
GCCATCGGCCTGATCGCCCAGGCGCAGCACCTCGGCGTGGATGTGCCGGGGCAGCTGTCGGTCGCCGGCTTCGACGACATCCGGCTCGGCACCTACGTGCGGCCGTCCCTCACCACGGTGCACACCTCGCCGCGGACGCTGGGAAGGGAGTCGGGCAGGATGCTCGTCGATCTGATCGAGGAGGGCGTCGTCGACGACGTCCGGATCCCCGACGCCGAGATGATCGTCCGCGATTCGACGGGGCCCGCGCGCTCGCAGCGCTGATCGCGATACGGGCGGTCTGCCCGGGCGGCTTGCATTTGCATGCTGTGGCGTGCCACCATGTCGTCACCGAAACGTTTCGGTGATCTGCGGTCGCAGAACCGAAACGTTTTTGTAACCCGAATCACCTGCATACACATCCCGGACTCGACGAGGAGACAACACATGGCAACGAAGAGGTTGCGCGGCGCGACCCTGGGCCGGCGGCTGATCGCCGGCGCGGTCGCCGCCGCCACGATCGGCGCACTCGCCGCCTGCTCCAGCGGCGGCGGATCGACAGATGGAGAGCCGAGCGGGAAGCTGCAGCTTCTCGTCTCAAGCAGCGACGCCACGGACGCCGGCTTCCGGGCGATCAACGAGGCCTTCGAGAAGCAGTACCCGAAGGTGGACGTCGTCTTCTCCACCGTCTCGAACGACAACTACCCCGCGACCAAGTCGTCGCGGCTCACGGCGGGCAACCTCGACCTCTTCGTCGTGAAGGGCCTGATGGAGACGCCGTCGTACGCGAAGGACGCGGCCACCGATGACGCTCGTCTCGCCAAGGCGGGCGGCCTGGTCGACCTCACGGCCGAGTCGTTCCTCAAGCAGTACACGCCGACCCTGCTCGAGACGCAGGCGATCGACGGCAAGCAGTACGCGGTCCCGACCGGCGTCAGCTATTACACCGGCGTCTTCTACAACAAGAAGATCTTCGCCGACAACGGGCTCACCATCCCGACGACCTGGAGCGAGTTCACCGCTGTGGTCGACGCGCTCAAGGCCAAGGGCGTCACGCCGTTCGGCATGGGCGGAAAGGACAGCTGGCCCGCCGGGCTGCCGATGCTCGCCTCCGTCACGGCGAACTACCCGACCCTTGCCGACAAGCAGCAGCTGGCGAAGGACCTCTGGACGAACAAGGCCAAGCTCACGGATCCGACCGAGGTCAAGGTGCTGAAGCAGACCGAGTACGTGCTGCAGAACTCGCAGGAGGGAGCGGCGGGAGCCGACTACACATCCATCCCGTCGGGCTTCGCTGCAGGTGACTTCGCCATGACCGTCGACGGCACCTGGGACCAGCCGACCATCGACGCGGCCGTCGCCAAGAAGTTCGACTACGGGTACTTCCCGTTCCCGGGCTCCGACGACGCGGCGGACAACGCGCTGCTCAACGGCAAGACGGAGCTCCAGCTCGCCGTCCCGACCTCGGCGAAGAACAAGACGGCGGCGCTCGCATGGCTGAAGTTCTTCTCCGACAAGAAGAACTACGAGCTGTTCCTGCAGAAGTCGGGCTTCTCATCGGCCCAGCCCGGAATCTCCACCAGCGCGTTCCTCCAGTCGATCGGCGGCTACACCAAGTCGTACGAGCCCGCCTGGGACCAGGTCTGGTTCGCCAACAACAAGGCGGGCCAGGACGCGGTCTTCCCGTTCAACTACCCGGCGCTGAGCCCGCTCGGCTCCGCAACGCCCGAGCAGGCCGCCGAGGCCGCGCAGAAGGCGTGGTCGGCCGCCGGCTGACCCTCTGCCGGGAGGGTGGCCGACCACGGGCCGGCCACCCTCCCGGGAGTCGAGAGACACATGACTGAATCGTTCCCCTTCCCCCGTCGCACGCCGGTCCGCGTCACCTTCGGGCTCGGGATGCTGCTGCTCGGCATCTTCGGCTTCGTTCCGGCGGTCGGCGTGCTGATCGCCTCGCTCACCGACCTGCGCGGCCTCCCCGGCCTCCCGATCAACTTCGTCGGCCTGCAGAACTACGTCGACTTCTTCTCGCCCGCCAAGTGGGCGGACAGCGCGAACGCCCTGCGCAACACGATCATCTTCGCCGTCGTGAGCACGGCGCTGCAGATCGTCGTCGCCCTGGCCGTCGCGGTGCTCCTCAACCGCCGGCTGAAGGGCCGCGACTTCTACCGGGCCGTGGTGTTCATGCCCACGATCCTGGGCGTGACGGTCACTGGGCTGGTCTGGTCGCTGATCTTCAACGTGAGCGGCGGACCGGCCGCATCCGTGCTCGGCCTCTTCGGCGGCCATTCCGCGTTCTTCGGCGACCCGAAGCTGGCGCTTGCCCTGGTGATCCTCGTCCAGGTGTGGATGGTGCTCGGCGTCTCGGTCATCATCTTCCTGTCCGGCCTCCAGGCCGTTCCGGAGGAGCTCAACGAGGCGGCGGAGATCGACGGGGCGAGCGGCTGGCAGCGCTTCCGCAGCATCACCATCCCCCTGCTGGCGCCGTCCATCACCGCGAACGTCCTGCTGGGCATCGTCAACGCGCTCCAGAGCTACCAGCTCATCTACGTGCTCAGCGGTCCGAACAACCGCTCCACCCAGGTGCTCTCCCTGCTCGTCTACGTGCAGGGCTTCGGCGGCGCCTCGGGGACGACGCTGTCGCAGTCGCAGGGCTATGCGGCGGCCGTGTCGATGGTCCAGTTCTTCCTGGTGGCCATCGTCTCGATCATCGCTCTGCTGATTCTCCGCCGACGGGAGGCGAGACTGTGACGACCACCACCGAACAGGTGACGACCCCGACGACCGAGTCGCTGCAGGAGGCATCCGGCCCACACCGCACCACGGTGTCGCGCCGTCGCCGGCGCCGGCCGATCGGCGCGTACATCTGCGCGCTGATCCTCATGGTCGTGTTCCTCTTCCCGCTGCTGTACCTGCTCAACACCGCGCTGAAGTCGCAGGCCGAGTTCGTCGCGAACCCGGTCGGGATCGTCTCCAACCCGCAGTGGGGCAACTTCGCGACCGCGTGGGAGAAGGGCGATTTCGGCGCGTACATACTGAACAGCGTCCTCTATACGGCGGCCGGGTCGGCGATCGGCACCCTCCTCACCCTGGTGCTGGCGTTCCCCGTCGCACGCGGGTACGTCCGCGGCGCGAAGTACTGGTCCATCGTCTTCGTGCTGGTGCTGTTCCTGCCCAACGCCCTGATCACCCAGTTCCAGCTGCTGCTTCGGCTCGGGCTCTACGACACGCAGCTCGGTTACATCCTGCTGGTCGGTGTGGGTGTCGGCGTCGGGCCCCTGCTGCTGAGCGGGTTCGTGAAGTCCATCCCGCGCGAACTCGATGAGGCGGCCGCGATGGACGGCGTCGGCTACTGGCGCTACCTCTTCACGTTCATCCTGCCGCTGGCCCGTCCGGCGCTGGTGACCGTGTTCATCCTGCAGGCCGTGTGGATCTGGAACGAGATCATCCTCGCGACCGTCCTGCTCGCCGACCCCACCAAGTTCCCGGTGACCGTCGGGCTCTACGCCTTCAAGGGGACGTACGGCAACCAGTGGCCGCTGCTCGCGGCCGCGACTTTCATCGTCGCCGCCCCGCTGATCGTCGGTTACATCTTCATCCAGCGCTACCTGGTCAACGGCGTCGTCGGCGCCGTCAAGGGCTGACCCCGTCCACGCATCACCCCATCCGCTAGAGAGGTCCTGTTGTCCACCACCACCCCCGCCACCGCCGTCGCCATCCCCTATGCACTGGAGCGCATCGGCATCGTCATGGAGCCCGACCCGGCCGACCCGCGCCAGGTCGAGGGTGTGCTGAACCCCGCGACCGTGCAGGACCCGGACGGCACGGTGCACCTCTTCCCGCGGCTGGTCGCCGAGCACAACGTGTCGCGGATCGGGCGGGCGCGCGTCGTCGTGACGGACGGTGTGCCGACCGGCGTCGCGGACCTCGAGATCGCCCTCCAGGCGCAGCGGGGATGGGAGCACGGCACGGCCCACGGCGGCGTGGAGGACCCGCGCATCACCCCGCTGAACGACCTCGGCGTCCACGTGATGAGCTACGTCGCGTTCGGGCCGCTCGGACCGAAGCCGGCTCTCGCCGTGTCGACCGACGGCCGCGAGTGGAGGCGGCTCGGCCCCATCCAGTTCGCCTACGACGACGCCCTCGACACCGACCTCAACCTCTTTCCGAACAAGGACGTCGTGTTCTTCCCGGAGGTCGTGCCCGACCCGGAGGGCCGCCCGAGCTTCGCCATGCTGCACCGGCCCATGTGGGACTTCGGGTTCGTCCGGCCGGACGAGCAGCCGCCGCTTCCGGCGGGCGTGACGGACGACCGGGCGAGCATCTGGATCTCGTACGTGCCGGTGGACGACGCCGTGCAGGACATCACGGCGCTCACCCGTCCCGGCGGCCACCGCTTCGTCGCAGGCCCCGAATACGAGTGGGAGGCCCTGAAGATCGGCGCCGGCCCCGCTCCGCTGCGGGTACCCGAGGGCTGGCTGCTGCTCCACCACGGCGTCACCGGCACCCTGCCGGGCGGATCGTTCGTGCCCCAGGCGTTCACCGTCCGCTACGTGGTCGGCGCCATGCTCCTCGACGCCGACGACCCCTCGCGCGTGCTCGCCCGCACGAGCGAGCCCCTGATGGCCCCGGAGACCGCGGACGAGACCGCGGGAACCGTGGCGAACGTCCTGTTCCCCACGGCGATCGAGAAGATCGACGGAGAGCATGTCGTCTTCTACGGCGCAGCCGACACGCGGATCTGCGTCGCCCGGCTCGTCCGCATCCCCTGACCCACCCCCAGCGAACAAGGAGTCCAACGCAATGACGCGTCATCCCGAAGACCCGAACGCTCCACGTCCAACGCTCCTCCGCCGCTCGCGCCTCTCCGCGTTCGTGGCCTTCCTCGTCGCCGCCCTCCTGAGCGCGGCCGGTTTCGCAGCCCCCGCCCAGGCGGCGGACCTGCAGACAGACGTCTCCACGATCGTCACCCGGCTGCAGGACTACTACCTGAGCCAGGGGGATGAGGTGCAGATCGCCAACGGCATCTACCTGGCGCAGACCAGCAACGCGCTCGATTACGTCGCCTCGCAGAACGCGGACGGCTCGTGGTCCGACGTGAACTACCAGGACACGACGAGTTCGGCGAACGGCAAGACGTGGGATGCCTACAAGGCGCTCTACCGGATGGTCGCCATCGCGCAGGCCTACCGCGAGTCGTCGGCGAAGGGCTACCACGACCCCGCGCTGATCGCCGCTGAGGAGCGCGCGCTCGCGTACTGGGATCAGGCGAACCCGGGGAACACCAACTGGTGGGAGACCGAGATCGGCGAGTCGATCGCGATGGGCCGCATCTCGATCTTCGTCGGCGACGAGCTGAGCGCCGATGCCGCAGCCCTGGCGATCAAGCACAACCAGGGCAGGCTGGACCCGGCCGGGGCGAACGGCGCCTGGCGCACCTCCGACTACCTGTACAAGGCGCTCGCCACCCGCGACGCCGCCGCGATCACGGCGGGATTCGCCACGATGGTGCAGACGGTGGCGGTCGACGACTCCGGCACGGTGCAGGAGGCGGTGCAGCCTGATGCGACGTTCTGGGCGCACGGCGCGCAGCTCTACAGCGAGGGCTACGGGATGGCCCTGTTCACCATGGTGGCGATGTGGGCGGACTCCGCCCGCGGCACGAGCCTGGCCTTCACCCGCGACCAGCTGGACACGATCGCGTTCTACATCGTCGACGGCACCCGCTGGCTGATCCGCGGCGAGATCGAGATGCTGTACCTCCTCTACCGGCCGGCGACCACGGTCGACGGGGTGACCAGCTACGGCGCCGTGTTCCTCGATCCGCTCGACCGGATGGCGCGCACCGACCCGCTCTACGCGACGGCATACCGGCAGATGGCCGACAACATCCGCGGGAAGACGGCCGGCAATGGCGTCACCGGCGACAAGTACTTCTGGCGCTCCGAGTTCTCCTCGCACCAGCGGGCCGACTACGGCATCGTGACCGGTCTGAACTCGAGCCGGACCGTGGGAAGCGAGTACCGCTCCACCCTCCGCAAGGACGTCGGCAACGAGATCGTCTGGAATCGCACGGGCACGACGGCGATCCAGGTGACGAACAAGGAGTACACCGACCTCGGACCGGCGTTCGACTGGTACCACTACCCCGGCACGACCGTGCCCTACGTGAAGGAGACCACGCTCGGCAAGGACGGCCGCTCCGCCAACGGCGGCGCGTTCACCGGCGGCGTCTCCGACGGCACCTACGGCGCGAGCGTGGAGAGCCTCGACCGCGCGGGAACGCAGGCGCAGAAGAGCTACTACTACTTC
Coding sequences within:
- a CDS encoding carbohydrate ABC transporter permease, which encodes MTTTTEQVTTPTTESLQEASGPHRTTVSRRRRRRPIGAYICALILMVVFLFPLLYLLNTALKSQAEFVANPVGIVSNPQWGNFATAWEKGDFGAYILNSVLYTAAGSAIGTLLTLVLAFPVARGYVRGAKYWSIVFVLVLFLPNALITQFQLLLRLGLYDTQLGYILLVGVGVGVGPLLLSGFVKSIPRELDEAAAMDGVGYWRYLFTFILPLARPALVTVFILQAVWIWNEIILATVLLADPTKFPVTVGLYAFKGTYGNQWPLLAAATFIVAAPLIVGYIFIQRYLVNGVVGAVKG
- a CDS encoding sugar ABC transporter permease, which produces MTESFPFPRRTPVRVTFGLGMLLLGIFGFVPAVGVLIASLTDLRGLPGLPINFVGLQNYVDFFSPAKWADSANALRNTIIFAVVSTALQIVVALAVAVLLNRRLKGRDFYRAVVFMPTILGVTVTGLVWSLIFNVSGGPAASVLGLFGGHSAFFGDPKLALALVILVQVWMVLGVSVIIFLSGLQAVPEELNEAAEIDGASGWQRFRSITIPLLAPSITANVLLGIVNALQSYQLIYVLSGPNNRSTQVLSLLVYVQGFGGASGTTLSQSQGYAAAVSMVQFFLVAIVSIIALLILRRREARL
- a CDS encoding extracellular solute-binding protein, with the protein product MATKRLRGATLGRRLIAGAVAAATIGALAACSSGGGSTDGEPSGKLQLLVSSSDATDAGFRAINEAFEKQYPKVDVVFSTVSNDNYPATKSSRLTAGNLDLFVVKGLMETPSYAKDAATDDARLAKAGGLVDLTAESFLKQYTPTLLETQAIDGKQYAVPTGVSYYTGVFYNKKIFADNGLTIPTTWSEFTAVVDALKAKGVTPFGMGGKDSWPAGLPMLASVTANYPTLADKQQLAKDLWTNKAKLTDPTEVKVLKQTEYVLQNSQEGAAGADYTSIPSGFAAGDFAMTVDGTWDQPTIDAAVAKKFDYGYFPFPGSDDAADNALLNGKTELQLAVPTSAKNKTAALAWLKFFSDKKNYELFLQKSGFSSAQPGISTSAFLQSIGGYTKSYEPAWDQVWFANNKAGQDAVFPFNYPALSPLGSATPEQAAEAAQKAWSAAG
- a CDS encoding glycosidase; this translates as MSTTTPATAVAIPYALERIGIVMEPDPADPRQVEGVLNPATVQDPDGTVHLFPRLVAEHNVSRIGRARVVVTDGVPTGVADLEIALQAQRGWEHGTAHGGVEDPRITPLNDLGVHVMSYVAFGPLGPKPALAVSTDGREWRRLGPIQFAYDDALDTDLNLFPNKDVVFFPEVVPDPEGRPSFAMLHRPMWDFGFVRPDEQPPLPAGVTDDRASIWISYVPVDDAVQDITALTRPGGHRFVAGPEYEWEALKIGAGPAPLRVPEGWLLLHHGVTGTLPGGSFVPQAFTVRYVVGAMLLDADDPSRVLARTSEPLMAPETADETAGTVANVLFPTAIEKIDGEHVVFYGAADTRICVARLVRIP